Proteins encoded within one genomic window of Variovorax sp. OAS795:
- a CDS encoding ABC transporter permease, whose amino-acid sequence MTNARKLLGGAMSHRLAWPIVTLLLLLGVNTAFNASFLHLEWRDGHLYGSLIDIVNRAAPLVLVSLGMTLVIATRGIDISVGAVVAIAAALAAWMIGGSVASDVSRFPMWLAIVAALGIALLCGLWNGMLVAKVGMQPIIATLILMVAGRGIAQLIADGQIITIYYKPFFFLGSGYLLGLPFSLFIVAAVFVLLYLAITRTALGLFIQAVGINPTAARVAGVQARRLIVGAYAFCGVCAGIAGLLISSNVKSADGNNAGQLLELDAILAVTLGGTALTGGRFSLMGSVIGALIIQTLTYAIYSLGVPPEINLVVKAVVVFAVMLLQSPEFRAEVRALVQRPVHEGERA is encoded by the coding sequence ATGACCAATGCCAGAAAACTTCTGGGCGGTGCGATGAGCCATCGCCTCGCCTGGCCCATCGTCACATTGCTGCTCCTGCTCGGCGTCAACACCGCCTTCAACGCCAGCTTCCTGCACCTCGAATGGCGGGACGGCCACCTGTACGGCAGCCTGATCGACATCGTGAATCGCGCGGCGCCGCTGGTGCTGGTGTCGCTCGGCATGACGCTGGTCATCGCCACGCGCGGCATCGACATCTCGGTGGGCGCGGTGGTGGCCATTGCGGCGGCGCTGGCGGCGTGGATGATCGGCGGTTCGGTGGCAAGCGACGTGAGCCGCTTTCCGATGTGGCTCGCAATCGTCGCGGCCCTGGGCATCGCGCTCCTGTGCGGGCTCTGGAACGGCATGCTGGTCGCCAAGGTCGGCATGCAGCCGATCATCGCGACGCTGATCCTCATGGTGGCGGGCCGCGGCATCGCGCAGCTGATCGCCGACGGGCAGATCATCACGATCTACTACAAGCCGTTTTTCTTTCTCGGCAGCGGCTACCTGCTCGGGCTGCCGTTCTCGCTCTTCATCGTGGCGGCGGTGTTCGTGCTGCTGTACCTGGCCATCACGCGCACGGCGCTGGGGCTGTTCATCCAGGCGGTGGGCATCAACCCGACCGCGGCGCGCGTGGCCGGCGTGCAGGCGCGGCGCCTCATCGTCGGCGCCTATGCGTTCTGCGGCGTCTGCGCGGGCATCGCGGGCCTCTTGATCAGCTCCAACGTCAAGAGCGCGGACGGCAACAATGCGGGCCAGCTGCTCGAACTCGACGCGATCCTTGCGGTGACGCTGGGGGGCACGGCGCTCACCGGCGGGCGCTTCAGCCTCATGGGCAGCGTGATCGGCGCGCTCATCATCCAGACGCTGACCTATGCCATCTATTCGCTGGGCGTGCCGCCGGAGATCAACCTGGTCGTGAAGGCGGTGGTGGTGTTCGCGGTGATGCTGCTGCAGTCGCCGGAGTTCAGGGCTGAAGTGCGGGCATTGGTGCAGCGGCCGGTGCATGAAGGGGAACGGGCATGA
- the yjfF gene encoding galactofuranose ABC transporter, permease protein YjfF — MSAVIETAPSPQPSPARGRGGKTGINPKYLPLTATISLFMLMATLGSVFYDGFFSAQVFLNLLIDNAFLIVVAVGMTFVILSGGIDLSVGSVIALTTMVSASLVEKHGWSPAVVIPLVLAMGTAFGAFMGLLIERFRLQPFIVTLAGMFLARGLCYLISIDSISITNAFYSEVSQIRIPMWGEASLSISAVIAIVVLLAAVFIAHCTPFGRAVYAIGGSEHSAMLMGLPVRRTLVGVYTLSGFCSALAGVIFTFYMLSGYGLHALGLELDAIAAVVIGGTLLTGGVGYVAGTLFGVLMLGIIQTLISFDGTLSSWWTRIVVGALLFVFCLLQRFFTSRAPRR; from the coding sequence ATGAGCGCGGTGATCGAGACGGCACCCTCGCCCCAACCCTCTCCCGCGCGCGGGAGAGGGGGCAAGACGGGGATCAATCCCAAGTACTTGCCATTGACTGCGACCATCTCGCTGTTCATGCTGATGGCCACGCTGGGCTCGGTGTTCTACGACGGCTTCTTCTCGGCGCAGGTGTTTCTCAACCTGCTGATCGACAACGCGTTCCTGATCGTCGTTGCCGTGGGCATGACCTTCGTGATCCTTTCGGGCGGCATCGACCTCTCGGTGGGTTCGGTGATCGCGCTCACCACGATGGTATCGGCCTCGCTGGTCGAGAAGCACGGCTGGAGCCCCGCGGTGGTGATTCCGCTGGTACTTGCCATGGGCACGGCCTTCGGCGCGTTCATGGGCCTGCTCATCGAGCGCTTCAGGCTGCAGCCCTTCATCGTCACGCTGGCGGGCATGTTCCTGGCACGCGGGCTCTGCTACCTGATCAGCATCGATTCGATCAGCATCACCAACGCGTTCTATTCCGAGGTCTCGCAGATCCGCATTCCGATGTGGGGCGAGGCGTCGCTGTCGATCAGCGCGGTGATCGCGATCGTGGTGCTGCTCGCGGCGGTGTTCATTGCGCACTGCACGCCCTTCGGCCGCGCGGTGTATGCCATTGGCGGCAGCGAGCATTCGGCCATGCTGATGGGCCTGCCGGTGCGCCGCACGCTCGTGGGCGTGTACACGCTGTCGGGCTTCTGCTCGGCGCTGGCGGGCGTGATCTTCACGTTCTACATGCTCTCGGGCTACGGCCTGCATGCCCTGGGGCTGGAGCTCGACGCCATTGCGGCGGTGGTGATCGGCGGCACGCTGCTCACGGGTGGCGTGGGCTACGTGGCGGGCACCCTGTTCGGCGTGCTGATGCTCGGGATCATCCAGACCCTGATTTCCTTCGACGGCACGCTGAGCTCGTGGTGGACCCGCATCGTCGTGGGCGCGCTGCTCTTCGTGTTCTGCCTGCTGCAGCGCTTCTTCACGTCGCGCGCGCCGCGGCGCTGA